Proteins found in one Deinococcus terrestris genomic segment:
- a CDS encoding DUF4384 domain-containing protein, with protein sequence MKKPALILALTASVFSSLALPAQAAPRLSTQSIIVNPVPTTLEGRVWVDRDTSGTRTPTYRIGDRIQLSVSVNENAYVYLFCLSPDGSVDQIFPNRLGSGNYVRKGEVRRFPSSGDNFVFNVGGPAGLNKVLVIASRRQLNLSELSTFSAGDAFATVKPQGSQQLAQALSIVVNPVAQPIPQQDWVSDIAFFNAVR encoded by the coding sequence ATGAAGAAGCCCGCCTTGATCCTCGCCCTGACCGCTTCCGTGTTCTCCAGCCTCGCCCTGCCCGCGCAGGCCGCGCCGCGCCTTAGCACCCAGAGCATCATCGTCAACCCGGTACCCACCACGCTGGAAGGCCGCGTCTGGGTGGACCGCGACACCAGCGGCACCCGCACGCCGACCTACCGCATCGGTGACCGCATCCAGCTCTCGGTCAGCGTGAACGAGAATGCGTACGTTTACCTCTTCTGCCTCAGCCCCGACGGCAGCGTGGACCAGATTTTCCCCAACCGCCTCGGCAGCGGCAACTATGTCCGTAAGGGCGAGGTCCGCCGCTTCCCCTCAAGCGGCGACAACTTCGTCTTCAACGTGGGCGGCCCCGCCGGGCTGAACAAGGTCCTCGTGATCGCCAGTCGCCGCCAGCTCAACCTCTCCGAACTCAGCACCTTCAGCGCGGGCGACGCCTTTGCCACCGTCAAGCCCCAGGGCAGCCAGCAACTCGCGCAGGCCCTGAGCATCGTGGTCAACCCGGTGGCGCAGCCTATTCCCCAGCAGGACTGGGTCAGTGACATCGCCTTCTTCAACGCCGTGCGCTGA